The region CACGTCCTCGAAGATGAACGCGCCGTGCAGGAAGAACAGGTCGTTGGCGAAGGGGTTGAAGCCGTCGATCTTCCCGCCGCTGGCGGCCTGTCCGGCGGCGCGGAAGGCGCCGTTCAGGTCGATGACGGGGCGGGGTGCGGCGGCCTTGCCGAGTGCGCCGTGCAGGAACTTGACGTGCGCGAGTTCGTCCTCGGCGATGTCGCGGGCGAGGGCCTGGACGTTGCCGTCCTTGAACTGCATGCCGCGGTCCTGGTCGAGGCTGGCGGGCAGGATGATGTCGGCGCCGCCGCCGATCTTGCGCAGTTCGTTCACGCGGCCCACGGCGGCGAGGTAGAAGGCCGCTTCGAGGTATTCGAGGTTCAGGGCGAAGTTCAGGACGTCGCCGTCGATGTTCTTGGCGGGGGCGGCGCTGGCGGTGCTGCCCGCGGCGAGGCCCATGGCGGCGGCGCCCAGGCCGAGTTTGCCGAGGAAGCCCATGGCGGCGCGGCGATTCATGGCGGTTTCGTTCTGGGCGTCGGTGATGATCTGCTGTTCGGTGTGGTGGCTCATGGTGGTGCTCCTGGGTGTGGTCGCCCCTGGACGCCGCCTGTCGGGGGGTCCGGTGTGGGGGTGGGGAGGTTGGGGGGGTGAACCGTCGCTGGGTGGCGGGGTTCGTTCTTGACATCCAGCCATATGCGGGGCGGGGCGGGGTTGGATCACCGCCCGGGTGAACGTGAACGCCACATGAAGGCGAGTGGGGTGGGTAGAGTGGGCGGCATGAGTGACCAGCCCACCCTGTTCGAGCGGATCATCGCGCGGGAGATTCCCAGTGACATCGTGTTCGAGGACGAGCATTACATCGCCATCCGGGATATCGCGCCGAAGGCTCCCATTCATCTGCTGGTGATTCCCAAGCGCATGACGCCCCGCGTGGACGCGATCACGGACGCCGCCGAGATGGGCGAGCTGTGGCTGACGGCCGTGAAGGTGGCGCGGCAGCACGCCGAGGATT is a window of Deinococcus grandis DNA encoding:
- a CDS encoding ferritin-like domain-containing protein, with the translated sequence MSHHTEQQIITDAQNETAMNRRAAMGFLGKLGLGAAAMGLAAGSTASAAPAKNIDGDVLNFALNLEYLEAAFYLAAVGRVNELRKIGGGADIILPASLDQDRGMQFKDGNVQALARDIAEDELAHVKFLHGALGKAAAPRPVIDLNGAFRAAGQAASGGKIDGFNPFANDLFFLHGAFIFEDVGVTAYNGAATLITNPAYLQAAAGILAVEAYHGGAIRSMLFQQRQVSAAAGLYVGQVVQAISNLRGKVGGMKDQGLTDNAGRAVIAPADANGVAFPRSTREVLNIVYLAPGAKKGGFYPNGLNGNIK
- a CDS encoding histidine triad nucleotide-binding protein, giving the protein MSDQPTLFERIIAREIPSDIVFEDEHYIAIRDIAPKAPIHLLVIPKRMTPRVDAITDAAEMGELWLTAVKVARQHAEDYRLVVNCGTGGGQVIFHTHIHVLAGWEHGPDSDT